The Streptomyces sp. NBC_00236 DNA window CACACCGCTGTCCGTGGACGAGGTCTTCCGCGCAGTCGGCGACGACGCGGCGGGCGGCACCGCGCTCTTCGTCGGCACCGTGCGCAATCACGACAGCGGCCAGGACGTCGGGGCGCTGGGCTATTCGTGCCACCCCTCGGCGCAGGACGAGATGCGCCGGGTGGCGGAGAAGGTAGTCGCCGGGTTCCCGGTCCGGGCCCTGGCCGCCGTCCACCGGGTGGGTGAACTGGCGGTGGGCGATCTCGCGGTGGTGGTGGCCGTCTCCTGCCCGCACCGCGCGGAGGCCTTCGAGGCCTGCCGCAAGCTCATCGACGACCTCAAGCACGAGGTTCCGAT harbors:
- a CDS encoding molybdenum cofactor biosynthesis protein MoaE, with the protein product MAPTYDHPGEQAAQDPIRLLEIRDTPLSVDEVFRAVGDDAAGGTALFVGTVRNHDSGQDVGALGYSCHPSAQDEMRRVAEKVVAGFPVRALAAVHRVGELAVGDLAVVVAVSCPHRAEAFEACRKLIDDLKHEVPIWKHQQFSDGTEEWVGAC